One window of Nocardia nova SH22a genomic DNA carries:
- a CDS encoding enoyl-CoA hydratase family protein translates to MGINRHTETSGIEVVTIDYPPVNALPTAGWFGVADALREAGRDPETKVVVLRAEGRGFNAGVDIKEIQRNPGHQTLIDANHGCFDAFAAVYDCPVPVIAAVNGFCLGGGIGLVGNADVIVASDDATFGLPEVERGALGAATHLARLVPQHMMRTLFYTASTVTAQQLHHFGSVHKVVPRAELDSAALEVAKNIAAKDGRVIRAAKRALNGIDVQDVHRSYRYEQGFTFELNLAGVADEIRARFDEDLAAKKGTK, encoded by the coding sequence ATGGGGATCAACCGTCACACCGAGACCTCCGGTATCGAGGTCGTCACGATCGACTATCCGCCGGTCAACGCGCTGCCCACCGCCGGTTGGTTCGGCGTGGCCGATGCGCTTCGCGAGGCCGGGCGGGATCCGGAGACCAAGGTGGTCGTGTTGCGCGCCGAGGGGCGCGGGTTCAATGCCGGGGTCGACATCAAGGAGATCCAGCGCAATCCGGGGCATCAGACCCTCATCGACGCCAATCACGGCTGCTTCGACGCCTTCGCCGCCGTCTACGACTGCCCGGTTCCGGTGATCGCGGCGGTGAACGGCTTCTGCCTCGGCGGCGGCATCGGCCTGGTGGGCAATGCGGATGTGATCGTGGCCTCCGACGACGCGACCTTCGGCCTGCCCGAGGTGGAGCGCGGCGCGCTCGGTGCGGCCACCCATCTGGCCCGCCTGGTCCCCCAGCACATGATGCGCACGCTGTTCTACACCGCGTCCACCGTCACCGCGCAGCAGCTGCACCACTTCGGATCGGTGCACAAGGTGGTGCCGCGCGCCGAGTTGGATTCCGCGGCACTGGAAGTCGCGAAGAACATCGCCGCCAAGGACGGGCGGGTGATCCGGGCGGCCAAACGCGCGCTCAACGGCATCGACGTGCAGGACGTGCACCGCAGCTACCGGTACGAACAGGGCTTCACCTTCGAGCTGAACCTCGCGGGTGTGGCCGATGAGATCCGGGCGCGGTTCGACGAGGATCTGGCTGCCAAGAAAGGGACGAAGTAG
- a CDS encoding helix-turn-helix domain-containing protein encodes MADFAARLNKLFETVHPPGRKPHTNAEVAAALTASGHPISKPYLSQLRSGQRTNPSDETVAALAKFFKVKPDYFFNDIYAAKIDHDLELLSQLQGYGLRRLSSRAFDLSEESQNLLTSMAEKLRASEGLPEVPPDGTE; translated from the coding sequence ATGGCTGATTTCGCGGCGCGGCTGAACAAGCTGTTCGAAACCGTGCATCCCCCGGGGCGTAAGCCGCACACCAATGCCGAGGTGGCGGCTGCGCTCACCGCCTCCGGGCATCCGATCTCGAAACCGTATCTTTCACAGCTGCGGTCGGGGCAGCGGACCAACCCCTCTGACGAGACGGTTGCCGCATTGGCAAAGTTTTTCAAGGTCAAGCCGGACTACTTCTTCAACGACATCTACGCCGCCAAGATCGACCATGATCTGGAGTTGCTGTCCCAGCTGCAGGGCTACGGGCTGCGACGGCTGTCGAGCAGGGCGTTCGATCTCTCCGAAGAGTCGCAGAACCTGCTGACCTCGATGGCCGAAAAGCTCCGGGCGAGTGAGGGTTTGCCCGAGGTTCCGCCGGACGGCACGGAATAG
- a CDS encoding SDR family oxidoreductase, producing the protein MAIEVDLSGSVVLVTGGVRGVGAGISRVYLDAGATVVVCARRPGEAPIESSGRTAEFLPCDVRDGDAVNGLVDEIVRRHGRLDHVVNNAGGAPFAPTATASRNFNAKIVELNLLAPLLVSQAANAVMQKQERGGSIVMISSVSGHRPSPGTAAYGAAKAGVDSLVSSLAVEWAPKVRINSIIVGMVGTESSHLHYGDDEGIAAVEATVPLGRLATPEDIGRVAVFLSSPLAGYVNGGSLIVHGGGERPAFLDAANA; encoded by the coding sequence GTGGCAATCGAAGTGGACCTGTCCGGATCCGTCGTTCTGGTAACGGGCGGTGTCAGGGGAGTGGGCGCCGGTATCAGCCGGGTCTATCTGGACGCCGGTGCGACGGTCGTGGTGTGTGCCCGGCGGCCCGGTGAGGCGCCGATCGAGAGTTCCGGGCGCACCGCGGAATTTCTGCCGTGCGATGTGCGCGACGGTGACGCGGTGAACGGTCTGGTCGATGAGATCGTGCGGCGCCACGGCCGCCTCGATCATGTGGTCAACAATGCCGGTGGCGCGCCGTTCGCGCCGACCGCGACCGCCTCACGCAATTTCAACGCCAAGATCGTGGAGCTGAATCTGCTGGCGCCGCTGCTGGTTTCGCAGGCGGCCAATGCCGTCATGCAGAAACAGGAGCGGGGCGGCTCGATCGTGATGATCTCGAGTGTCAGCGGCCATCGGCCCTCGCCGGGCACCGCCGCCTACGGTGCGGCCAAGGCGGGAGTGGACAGTCTGGTGTCCTCGCTCGCGGTCGAATGGGCCCCCAAGGTGCGGATCAACTCGATCATCGTGGGCATGGTCGGCACCGAATCCAGCCATCTGCACTATGGCGACGACGAGGGCATCGCCGCGGTCGAGGCCACGGTTCCGCTGGGGCGCCTGGCCACTCCCGAGGACATCGGCCGGGTCGCGGTGTTCCTCTCCTCGCCGCTGGCCGGATACGTCAACGGCGGTTCGCTGATCGTCCACGGCGGCGGCGAGCGCCCCGCCTTCCTCGACGCCGCCAACGCCTGA
- a CDS encoding SDR family oxidoreductase has product MTDNPEKICAGRTVIVTGAGRGIGRAHALAFAAAGANVVVNDLGAELDGAPSADSPAAQVAEEIVAGGGKAVVNGDDIADWAGAERLIDQAVATFGGLDVVVNNAGIVRDRMLVNLAEDEWDAVIRVHLKGHFATMRHAAAYWRAESKAGRTRDARIINTSSGAGLQGSVGQGNYGAAKAGIAALTITAAAEFGRYGVTVNAIAPSARTRMTETVFADMMARPDDGFDAMAPENISPIVVWLGSPDSAGVTGRMFEVEGGKIALADGWRHGVPEDRGARWEPSELGPVVRELIAKSVAPEPVYGA; this is encoded by the coding sequence ATGACCGACAACCCCGAGAAGATCTGCGCCGGGCGCACCGTCATCGTGACCGGGGCCGGTCGCGGCATCGGCCGGGCGCACGCCCTGGCCTTCGCCGCGGCGGGCGCCAATGTGGTGGTGAACGATCTGGGTGCCGAACTCGACGGTGCGCCGAGCGCCGATTCACCGGCGGCCCAGGTCGCCGAGGAGATCGTGGCCGGTGGCGGCAAGGCCGTGGTCAACGGTGACGACATCGCCGACTGGGCCGGCGCCGAGCGCCTGATCGACCAGGCCGTGGCGACCTTCGGCGGTCTGGACGTGGTGGTCAACAACGCCGGTATCGTGCGTGACCGGATGCTGGTCAACCTGGCCGAGGACGAGTGGGACGCGGTGATCCGCGTACACCTCAAGGGTCACTTCGCCACCATGCGTCACGCCGCCGCCTACTGGCGCGCGGAATCGAAGGCCGGACGCACCCGCGATGCGCGCATCATCAACACCAGTTCCGGTGCGGGCCTGCAGGGCAGCGTCGGGCAGGGCAACTACGGTGCGGCCAAGGCCGGTATCGCGGCGCTGACCATCACTGCCGCAGCCGAATTCGGCCGCTACGGCGTGACCGTCAACGCCATCGCGCCGTCCGCGCGCACCCGCATGACCGAAACCGTCTTCGCGGACATGATGGCCCGCCCGGACGACGGGTTCGATGCCATGGCGCCGGAGAACATCTCGCCGATCGTGGTGTGGCTCGGCAGCCCGGATTCGGCCGGGGTCACCGGGCGGATGTTCGAGGTCGAGGGCGGCAAGATCGCGCTGGCCGACGGCTGGCGCCACGGCGTTCCCGAGGATCGCGGAGCGCGGTGGGAGCCGTCCGAATTGGGGCCGGTGGTACGCGAGTTGATCGCGAAGTCCGTTGCACCCGAACCGGTGTACGGCGCCTGA
- a CDS encoding CoA-transferase subunit beta, with translation MSDTTTITRAEVCAVACAEIFRGAGEIMASPMSPTPTIGARLARLTFEPDLLLSDGEALFLAETPALGAKAPTEGWIPFGKVFDVVASGRRHVVMGANQIDRFGNQNLSAFGALQQPSRQMFGVRGAPGNTINHATSYFVPKHSKRVFCDQVDIVCGIGYDKIDPENPAYRFHHLHRVVSNLGVFDFGGPDHTMRALSLHPGVSAADVAENTSFEIAGLDSAEVTRTPTEEELRIIRTVLDPKGIRDKEVAA, from the coding sequence ATGAGCGATACCACCACCATCACCCGCGCGGAGGTCTGCGCGGTCGCCTGCGCCGAGATCTTCCGGGGCGCTGGCGAAATCATGGCCAGCCCGATGTCGCCGACCCCCACCATCGGGGCCCGGCTGGCGCGGCTGACCTTCGAGCCCGATCTGCTGCTGTCCGATGGTGAGGCGCTGTTCCTCGCCGAGACGCCCGCCCTGGGCGCCAAGGCGCCCACCGAAGGCTGGATTCCGTTCGGCAAGGTCTTCGATGTGGTGGCCTCCGGGCGGCGGCACGTCGTCATGGGCGCCAATCAGATCGACCGCTTCGGCAATCAGAATCTGTCCGCGTTCGGCGCATTGCAGCAGCCGAGCCGCCAGATGTTCGGTGTGCGCGGCGCGCCCGGTAACACCATCAACCACGCGACCAGCTACTTCGTGCCCAAGCACAGTAAGCGGGTGTTCTGCGATCAGGTCGACATCGTCTGCGGAATCGGTTACGACAAGATCGATCCCGAGAACCCGGCCTACCGGTTCCACCACCTGCACCGCGTGGTGAGCAATCTGGGCGTCTTCGATTTCGGCGGACCCGACCACACCATGCGCGCACTGTCGCTGCATCCCGGTGTGAGCGCCGCCGACGTCGCCGAGAACACCTCCTTCGAGATCGCCGGTCTCGACAGCGCCGAGGTGACCCGCACGCCCACCGAGGAGGAGCTGCGGATCATCCGTACCGTGCTGGATCCCAAGGGAATTCGGGACAAGGAAGTGGCGGCATGA
- a CDS encoding acetyl-CoA C-acetyltransferase, with product MREAYVIDAVRTPIGKRGGALAGVHPADLGAAALRGLLSRNDIDPGKVDDVIFGCVDAIGPQAGNIARTAWLAAGYPEEVPGTTVDRQCGSSQQAINFGAQAIMSGTAEVIVAGGVQNMSAIPISAAMLAGKEYGFDSPFVGSTGWDHRYGTGEVSQFNGAQMIAEKWDISREDMERWALRSHERARKAIAEGSFDREIVPVGDFWIDEGPRETSLEKMAGLKPLTEGSRLTAAVASQISDGASATLLASDWAVAEYGLKPRARIHHVSARGADPIYMLTAPIPATKWALEKTGLTIDDMDVIEINEAFAPVVLAWLKETGANPDKVNVHGGAIALGHPLGATGAKLFATLLNELERVNGRYGLLTICEGGGTANATIIERIA from the coding sequence GTGCGCGAGGCCTATGTCATCGATGCCGTGCGGACCCCGATCGGTAAGCGCGGCGGTGCGCTGGCCGGTGTGCATCCCGCCGATCTCGGCGCCGCCGCGCTGCGAGGTCTGCTGAGCCGCAACGACATCGACCCCGGCAAGGTCGATGATGTGATCTTCGGCTGTGTCGACGCCATCGGCCCGCAGGCCGGGAATATCGCCCGCACCGCGTGGCTGGCGGCCGGTTATCCGGAGGAGGTGCCCGGCACGACCGTGGACCGTCAGTGCGGATCCAGCCAGCAGGCAATCAATTTCGGCGCCCAGGCCATCATGAGCGGCACCGCCGAGGTGATCGTCGCCGGTGGTGTACAGAACATGAGCGCCATCCCGATCTCGGCGGCCATGCTCGCCGGTAAGGAATACGGCTTCGACTCGCCGTTCGTCGGCTCCACCGGCTGGGACCACCGCTACGGCACCGGTGAGGTGTCGCAGTTCAACGGTGCGCAGATGATCGCCGAGAAGTGGGATATCAGCCGGGAAGATATGGAGCGCTGGGCACTTCGCTCTCACGAGCGTGCCCGCAAGGCCATCGCCGAGGGTTCCTTCGACCGCGAGATCGTCCCGGTCGGCGACTTCTGGATCGACGAGGGTCCGCGCGAGACCAGCCTGGAGAAGATGGCGGGCCTCAAACCCCTCACCGAGGGCAGCCGCCTGACCGCCGCGGTCGCCAGCCAGATCTCCGACGGCGCGAGCGCCACCCTGCTCGCCTCCGACTGGGCCGTCGCCGAATACGGCCTGAAGCCCCGCGCCCGCATCCACCACGTCAGCGCCCGCGGCGCCGACCCCATCTACATGCTCACCGCGCCCATCCCGGCGACCAAGTGGGCCCTCGAGAAAACCGGCCTGACCATCGACGACATGGACGTCATCGAAATCAACGAGGCCTTCGCCCCGGTCGTCCTGGCCTGGCTGAAGGAAACCGGCGCCAATCCCGACAAGGTCAACGTCCACGGCGGCGCCATCGCCCTGGGCCACCCCCTCGGCGCCACCGGCGCGAAACTGTTCGCCACCCTGCTCAACGAACTGGAGCGTGTGAACGGCCGCTACGGCCTGCTCACCATCTGCGAGGGCGGCGGCACGGCGAACGCCACCATCATCGAACGCATCGCCTGA
- a CDS encoding TetR/AcrR family transcriptional regulator, which produces MTASEASKSARRNELLGLAAGLFAERGLRATTVRDIADAAGILSGSLYHHFDSKEAMVDEILRGFLDDLFGRYREIVAATLSPRATLEALVIASCESFDRWHSAVAIYQAEAKRLSQTPRFEYIAEYNREFRELWRNVLTEGVRDGSFRPELDVELAFRFLRDTVWVAVRWYSPGGRITADILAKQYLTIVLDGLTNPETRSETKQ; this is translated from the coding sequence GTGACCGCATCCGAGGCCTCCAAATCTGCACGCCGCAACGAACTGCTCGGCCTGGCCGCCGGGCTGTTCGCCGAGCGCGGCCTGCGCGCGACCACGGTCCGCGATATCGCCGATGCGGCGGGCATCCTCTCCGGCAGCCTCTACCACCATTTCGACTCCAAAGAGGCGATGGTGGACGAAATCCTGCGCGGCTTCCTCGATGATCTGTTCGGGCGCTACCGCGAGATCGTCGCCGCCACCCTGTCGCCCCGGGCCACGCTGGAAGCCTTGGTCATCGCCTCGTGTGAATCCTTCGATCGCTGGCACTCCGCCGTGGCGATCTATCAGGCCGAGGCCAAAAGGCTCAGTCAGACACCGCGTTTCGAGTACATCGCCGAGTACAACCGGGAGTTCCGGGAGCTGTGGCGCAATGTGCTCACCGAGGGTGTGCGCGACGGCAGCTTCCGGCCCGAACTCGATGTCGAACTGGCCTTCCGCTTCCTGCGCGACACCGTGTGGGTCGCGGTGCGCTGGTATTCCCCCGGCGGCCGCATCACCGCCGACATTCTCGCCAAGCAGTACCTCACCATCGTGCTGGACGGGCTCACCAATCCCGAGACCCGATCCGAGACAAAGCAATAG
- a CDS encoding NAD(P)H-dependent flavin oxidoreductase has protein sequence MTVRLRTPLTELAGIEHPIVQTGMGWVAGPGLVAATANAGGLGILASATMTLEELEVAIAKTKAKTDKPFGVNIRADLSDAPDRIELMIREGVKVASFALAPKKELIARLKDNGVVVMPSIGAAKHAVKVASWGADAVIVQGGEGGGHTGSVATTLLLPSVLDAVDIPVVAGGGFFDGRGLAAALSYGAAGVAMGTRFLLTQDSSVPDSVKQQYLSRGLQDTVVSLKVDGMPHRVLNTELVDKLEHSGSYRGLAAAVSNAVKFKGMTGMKWSTMIKDGIAMRKQKDLTWSQVIMAANTPMLLKAGLVEGNTHAGVLASGQVAGIIEDLPTVAELIDRIIDDAVARIDALAALRDGADSGTSA, from the coding sequence ATGACCGTCCGGTTGCGTACTCCGCTCACCGAGCTGGCCGGTATCGAACATCCGATCGTGCAGACCGGAATGGGCTGGGTCGCCGGTCCGGGTCTGGTCGCGGCCACCGCCAACGCCGGTGGCCTGGGCATTCTGGCCTCGGCGACGATGACGCTCGAGGAGCTCGAGGTCGCCATCGCCAAGACCAAGGCGAAGACCGACAAGCCCTTCGGCGTGAACATCCGCGCGGACCTCTCCGACGCGCCCGACCGGATCGAGCTGATGATCCGCGAGGGCGTGAAGGTGGCATCCTTCGCGCTGGCGCCCAAGAAGGAGCTGATCGCGCGGCTCAAGGACAACGGCGTGGTCGTGATGCCGTCGATCGGCGCGGCCAAGCACGCGGTCAAGGTGGCCTCGTGGGGTGCCGACGCGGTGATCGTGCAGGGCGGCGAGGGCGGTGGGCACACCGGCTCGGTCGCCACCACCCTGCTGCTGCCCTCGGTGCTGGACGCGGTCGATATCCCGGTCGTGGCCGGCGGCGGCTTCTTCGACGGGCGAGGTCTGGCCGCGGCGCTGTCCTACGGCGCCGCCGGTGTCGCGATGGGCACCCGCTTCCTGCTGACCCAGGATTCGAGCGTGCCGGATTCGGTGAAGCAGCAATATCTTTCGCGCGGTCTGCAGGACACCGTGGTCTCGCTGAAGGTCGACGGGATGCCGCATCGGGTGCTCAACACCGAACTGGTCGACAAGCTCGAACATTCGGGCAGCTACCGGGGTCTGGCCGCCGCGGTGTCGAATGCCGTCAAGTTCAAGGGTATGACCGGGATGAAGTGGTCGACCATGATCAAGGACGGGATCGCGATGCGCAAGCAGAAGGATCTCACCTGGTCCCAGGTGATCATGGCGGCGAATACCCCGATGCTGCTGAAAGCCGGTCTGGTGGAGGGCAATACGCACGCCGGTGTGCTGGCCTCCGGTCAGGTCGCGGGCATCATCGAGGATCTGCCGACGGTCGCCGAATTGATCGACCGGATCATCGACGACGCGGTCGCCCGGATCGACGCGCTCGCCGCGCTCCGGGACGGCGCCGACTCGGGTACCTCCGCATAG
- a CDS encoding phosphotransferase family protein, with the protein MDVMPESAAGQPLSLEAGVGRILGGAIGKTVADISLRQFTGGASRQVYAVEARDEAGEPVRAVLRRDPPGQGDAQRMRAEAVCLRAAAAAGVPVPEVFAAADTAPGIDAPYLLMERVEGESIPRKLQRDPEFEQMRPGLADELGHVLGLIHRTPLDTLDILDDHDPLTTIEQIYRDLDDPRPVVEAGLRWLRENSPEDHPKALVHGDFRLGNFLIAPDGLRAVLDWELAHVGNPIEDLGWLCVRAWRFGADAPVGGLGTREQLVDGYERATGYRPSTTELHWWEVFGTLKWLVLSRFQAERHFSGTERSLELAAIGRRVCESEYDLLDVLGLLETSAAIPASAEPVATVHDRPSPTEILELVAATLGADIGAASTPEQGRSRYLLRVCANLLGIAARELSAGPAAGDAVRSSLGALGCDSERELAERLRAGTLSCLEDSVRQAMSTAVRARLLVANPRYVR; encoded by the coding sequence ATGGATGTGATGCCGGAATCCGCTGCGGGACAGCCACTCTCCCTCGAGGCCGGGGTGGGGCGGATCCTGGGCGGTGCGATCGGGAAGACTGTCGCCGATATCTCGTTGCGGCAGTTCACCGGGGGTGCGAGCCGACAGGTCTATGCGGTCGAGGCTCGCGACGAGGCGGGCGAACCGGTCCGCGCGGTGCTGCGCCGCGATCCACCCGGACAAGGCGATGCGCAGCGCATGCGGGCCGAGGCGGTCTGTCTGCGCGCCGCCGCGGCGGCCGGAGTTCCGGTGCCCGAGGTGTTCGCGGCCGCCGACACCGCACCCGGCATCGACGCGCCGTATCTGCTGATGGAGCGGGTCGAGGGCGAGTCGATTCCCCGGAAACTGCAACGCGATCCGGAATTCGAACAGATGCGCCCGGGGCTGGCCGACGAACTGGGTCACGTCCTCGGCCTGATCCATCGCACTCCCCTCGACACCCTGGACATCCTCGACGACCACGATCCCCTGACCACGATCGAGCAGATCTATCGCGATCTGGACGATCCCCGGCCGGTGGTCGAGGCGGGGTTGCGCTGGCTGCGCGAGAATTCGCCGGAGGATCATCCGAAGGCGCTGGTGCACGGCGATTTCCGGCTCGGCAACTTCCTGATCGCACCCGACGGTCTGCGGGCCGTACTGGACTGGGAACTGGCCCACGTCGGCAATCCGATCGAGGATCTGGGCTGGTTGTGCGTGCGCGCCTGGCGTTTCGGCGCCGACGCTCCGGTGGGCGGGCTGGGAACCCGCGAACAGCTGGTCGACGGGTACGAACGAGCCACCGGTTACCGGCCGAGCACGACGGAACTGCACTGGTGGGAGGTATTCGGCACGCTGAAATGGCTGGTGCTGAGCCGCTTCCAGGCCGAGCGGCATTTCAGCGGGACCGAGCGTTCCCTCGAGCTGGCCGCCATCGGCCGCCGGGTGTGCGAATCGGAATACGATCTGCTCGACGTACTCGGACTGCTCGAAACGTCGGCAGCGATTCCAGCGTCCGCGGAACCGGTCGCCACCGTGCACGATCGGCCGAGTCCGACCGAAATCCTCGAACTCGTCGCCGCAACTCTCGGTGCCGACATCGGCGCCGCGTCGACTCCCGAACAGGGCCGTTCTCGATATCTGCTGCGGGTCTGTGCCAACCTGCTGGGTATCGCCGCACGAGAACTCTCCGCCGGGCCCGCGGCGGGTGACGCGGTACGAAGTTCGCTCGGCGCCCTGGGCTGCGACTCCGAGCGGGAGCTGGCCGAGCGGCTGCGTGCCGGTACGCTCTCCTGTCTGGAAGACAGTGTGCGCCAAGCCATGTCCACTGCGGTCCGCGCCCGTCTTCTCGTGGCGAATCCGCGCTACGTGCGGTGA
- a CDS encoding lipase family protein, translating into MRRRLAVLQIATAATVVSLLFGSATGLAPSAHAASDSFYEYTGSAPLDSVAPGTVLRTRTMPYHFAGIPTPITAVQLQYRTTDAQQRPTVNITSVLLPPMGVDPTKAIAYQSFYDSLNPEDGPSRAVAGNVSFGGSVNITEGQLVTPLLAQGYTVIVADTEGRTADFAAGPEYGMNTLDSIRAATHAAETGLNEQTRIGLIGYSGGAIATNWAAALAPVYAPEVDRQLVGAAEGGVLVNPARNLRYIDGSLGWAGVAAMAIIGVGRSYDIDFSPYLSPLGTEITNRMRYASIANVLLQYPGLTWAQMVKPEYADPNSVTPFVDAVRKVDLGLAPTPTVPMFIGQGANGILEGTAGDKPIAGPGDGVMVAGDVRTLARQYCDTGNPSVLYRQYDLLSHTPSMVAWLPEALPWINDRFANRPAPSNCGAIAPGNPLDPVL; encoded by the coding sequence TTGCGGAGACGACTCGCAGTCCTTCAGATCGCGACCGCCGCGACGGTCGTGTCGTTGCTGTTCGGCTCCGCGACGGGGCTCGCGCCGAGTGCGCACGCGGCATCGGATTCGTTCTACGAGTACACCGGATCGGCGCCGCTGGACTCGGTCGCGCCGGGAACCGTGCTGCGGACCCGGACGATGCCGTATCACTTCGCCGGAATTCCGACGCCGATCACCGCGGTGCAGCTGCAGTATCGGACCACCGACGCACAGCAGCGGCCGACGGTGAACATCACGTCGGTGCTGTTGCCGCCGATGGGGGTGGATCCCACCAAAGCCATTGCGTACCAGTCGTTCTACGACTCGCTGAATCCGGAGGACGGGCCGTCGCGCGCGGTCGCGGGCAATGTGTCGTTCGGCGGATCGGTGAACATCACCGAGGGCCAGCTGGTCACGCCGCTGCTCGCGCAGGGTTACACCGTCATCGTCGCCGACACCGAGGGCCGGACCGCCGATTTCGCGGCCGGTCCGGAATACGGGATGAACACCCTGGACTCGATTCGCGCCGCCACCCACGCGGCGGAAACGGGTCTGAACGAGCAGACCCGGATCGGACTGATCGGCTACTCGGGCGGTGCGATCGCCACCAACTGGGCCGCCGCCCTCGCGCCGGTGTACGCGCCCGAGGTCGACCGGCAACTGGTCGGAGCGGCCGAGGGTGGAGTGCTGGTCAATCCCGCTCGCAACCTGCGCTACATCGACGGCAGCTTGGGCTGGGCCGGGGTGGCGGCGATGGCGATCATCGGCGTCGGCCGCTCCTACGACATCGACTTCTCGCCGTATCTGAGCCCGCTCGGCACCGAGATCACGAACCGGATGCGGTATGCGTCGATCGCCAATGTGCTGCTGCAGTATCCGGGTCTGACCTGGGCGCAGATGGTGAAACCCGAATACGCCGACCCCAATTCGGTGACACCGTTCGTGGACGCCGTGCGCAAGGTCGATCTGGGCCTGGCGCCGACCCCGACCGTCCCGATGTTCATCGGCCAGGGCGCCAACGGCATTCTCGAGGGCACCGCCGGTGACAAACCGATCGCCGGACCCGGAGACGGCGTGATGGTCGCGGGCGATGTCCGCACCCTGGCCCGCCAGTACTGCGACACCGGCAACCCCTCGGTCCTGTACCGCCAGTACGACCTGCTGAGCCACACCCCGTCCATGGTCGCCTGGCTGCCGGAGGCCCTCCCCTGGATCAACGACCGCTTCGCGAACCGCCCCGCACCGTCCAACTGCGGCGCGATCGCCCCGGGCAATCCGCTCGATCCGGTGCTGTAG
- a CDS encoding ImmA/IrrE family metallo-endopeptidase — protein sequence MTESRIQTGRSYRRVAAAVDAVCAVAADFDATTLDEVVLAVAAERGRMIEIADAQLGPGVCGQRRSYPDKDVIVLATALPSRDHTLAHELGHVVFDHPGEPAAEVTLEASDDLIAYMLSQRAHQQIVDDGQDEQYEWEAETFASMLMTRLRVFNNRGAGVSVLRFDEALG from the coding sequence ATGACCGAGAGCCGGATTCAAACGGGCCGTTCCTATCGCCGGGTCGCTGCCGCGGTCGACGCGGTCTGCGCGGTCGCCGCCGATTTCGACGCCACCACCCTGGACGAGGTGGTCCTCGCCGTCGCGGCCGAACGCGGGCGCATGATCGAGATCGCCGATGCCCAGCTCGGCCCGGGGGTGTGCGGTCAGCGCCGCAGCTATCCCGACAAGGATGTGATCGTGCTGGCCACCGCCCTGCCCAGCCGCGATCACACCCTGGCGCACGAACTGGGACATGTGGTCTTCGACCATCCGGGCGAACCGGCCGCCGAGGTGACCCTCGAGGCCAGTGACGATCTGATCGCCTACATGCTCTCGCAGCGCGCCCACCAGCAGATCGTCGACGACGGTCAGGACGAGCAGTACGAATGGGAGGCCGAAACCTTCGCCAGCATGCTGATGACCCGATTGCGCGTATTCAACAACCGGGGCGCCGGTGTCTCGGTGCTCCGATTCGACGAGGCCCTCGGATGA
- a CDS encoding CoA transferase subunit A: MRDKRISLEEAVSQLRSGMTIGLGGWGSRRKPMAFVRALLRTDVTDLTVVTYGGPDLGLLCSAGKVRKAYYGFVSLDSAPFYDPWFAKARTGGELVAREMDEGMVKSGLQAAAARLPFLPTRAGLGSDVLTFWDGELRTVQSPYPDADGRTETLVAMPALNLDAAFVHLDLGDKHGNAAYTGVDPYMDDLFCLSAERRFLSVDRVVETDELVKAVPQQAIVLNRMMVDGVVEAPGGAHFTLSGSHGRDEKFQRHYVEAAKDHETWAAFKARYLDVSEAEYQSAVGEFAAEQAK; this comes from the coding sequence GTGCGCGACAAGCGGATTTCGTTGGAGGAGGCCGTCTCCCAGCTGCGCAGCGGGATGACCATCGGCCTCGGTGGCTGGGGTTCGCGGCGCAAGCCGATGGCGTTCGTGCGGGCGCTGCTGCGCACCGATGTCACCGATCTGACGGTGGTGACCTACGGCGGACCGGATCTGGGACTGCTGTGCTCGGCGGGCAAGGTGCGCAAGGCGTACTACGGCTTCGTCTCACTGGATTCGGCGCCGTTCTACGATCCCTGGTTCGCCAAGGCGCGCACCGGCGGCGAACTCGTCGCCCGCGAAATGGACGAGGGCATGGTCAAATCCGGTCTGCAGGCCGCGGCCGCCCGGCTGCCGTTCCTGCCCACCCGGGCCGGACTGGGTTCGGATGTACTGACGTTCTGGGACGGTGAACTACGCACCGTGCAGTCCCCGTATCCGGATGCCGACGGCCGCACCGAAACCCTGGTCGCGATGCCCGCGCTGAACCTGGACGCCGCGTTCGTCCATCTGGATCTCGGTGACAAGCACGGCAATGCCGCCTACACCGGTGTCGACCCGTATATGGACGATCTGTTCTGCCTGTCCGCCGAGCGCCGCTTCCTGTCCGTGGACCGCGTGGTCGAGACCGACGAGCTGGTGAAAGCCGTTCCGCAGCAGGCGATCGTCCTCAATCGGATGATGGTCGACGGCGTGGTCGAGGCGCCCGGCGGCGCGCACTTCACGCTGTCCGGCAGCCACGGCCGCGACGAGAAGTTCCAGCGCCACTACGTCGAGGCGGCCAAGGATCACGAGACCTGGGCGGCGTTCAAGGCCCGCTATCTGGACGTCTCCGAGGCCGAATATCAGTCCGCGGTCGGAGAATTCGCGGCGGAGCAGGCGAAATGA